In the genome of Pelotomaculum isophthalicicum JI, one region contains:
- the tilS gene encoding tRNA lysidine(34) synthetase TilS, with product MELLRKVKANIQRYRMVERGDRVVVAVSGGPDSVVLLHLLHRLVQDLGISLHVAHLNHMFRGAESEADALFVAGIAERYHLPATVEAVDVPAYRSERGIPAQVAAREVRYHFLEEVARKNGASKIALAHQADDQAETILLNFLRGAGTAGLKGIMPVRDNYYIRPLLTVRRSEIERYCVEMNLSFRNDSSNLKPVYLRNRVRMELIPLLKNEYNPGLTASLLRLGEICREEDGYLEEQAVKAYRSAGQNDGNGVIKLSLARLYEMPKAVLRRVVRLAWRDLTGSERDLSFTHTKAVLDLLDNEITGLRASLPAGIVAIRSYTTLDLYVERKKQELSPYIYPLRVPGLTWIPELGLAVRASLTTIEDAPEPSFLPVTEALLDFDKLPPQIFVRRRLEGDFFCPYGRKSTEKLKDFLIKQKVPRAERDYLPLICTPEEIIWIGGIRVGEKWKIESDTAKILHLELVRGAPGYQES from the coding sequence ATGGAACTGCTCCGCAAGGTTAAAGCGAATATTCAGCGCTACCGGATGGTGGAGCGGGGTGATCGGGTGGTGGTGGCGGTTTCCGGTGGCCCCGACTCAGTTGTATTGTTGCATTTGTTGCACCGCTTAGTGCAAGATCTGGGAATCTCTCTGCATGTGGCTCACCTTAATCACATGTTCCGCGGGGCTGAATCTGAGGCTGACGCTTTGTTCGTGGCCGGGATAGCTGAGCGTTATCATTTGCCTGCCACGGTTGAAGCTGTTGATGTCCCGGCATACCGGAGCGAAAGAGGAATTCCCGCTCAAGTGGCTGCGCGGGAAGTGCGTTATCATTTTCTCGAAGAGGTAGCCAGAAAAAACGGAGCAAGTAAAATAGCGCTGGCCCACCAGGCCGATGACCAGGCTGAAACTATTTTGCTTAATTTTTTGCGGGGCGCGGGCACAGCGGGGCTGAAGGGCATCATGCCGGTGCGGGATAATTATTATATCAGGCCGCTATTGACGGTGAGGCGATCTGAGATTGAGCGCTACTGCGTGGAAATGAACCTGTCTTTTAGAAATGATTCTTCAAACTTGAAACCTGTATATTTGCGGAACAGGGTCAGAATGGAACTAATTCCTTTATTAAAAAATGAATATAACCCGGGTCTGACAGCCTCGTTGCTCAGACTGGGCGAGATTTGCCGCGAGGAGGACGGTTATCTGGAGGAGCAGGCGGTGAAAGCATACCGTTCAGCCGGGCAAAATGACGGCAACGGGGTTATTAAATTATCACTGGCACGCTTATATGAGATGCCCAAGGCAGTTCTGCGCAGAGTGGTCAGGTTGGCTTGGCGTGACTTGACCGGTTCGGAGAGGGATTTGTCTTTTACGCACACAAAAGCCGTGTTGGATTTATTGGACAATGAAATTACCGGCTTAAGAGCATCCCTACCGGCAGGAATCGTGGCAATCAGATCCTACACGACTCTTGATTTATATGTGGAGCGAAAAAAACAGGAGCTCAGCCCTTACATTTACCCGCTAAGAGTGCCCGGTTTAACCTGGATTCCTGAGCTGGGTCTTGCTGTGCGCGCTTCGTTGACAACCATCGAGGATGCTCCGGAACCTAGTTTTTTGCCGGTAACTGAAGCCTTGTTGGATTTTGATAAACTGCCGCCGCAAATATTTGTGCGGCGGCGTTTGGAAGGGGATTTTTTTTGTCCGTACGGACGGAAGTCAACAGAAAAGTTAAAAGATTTTTTGATCAAACAGAAGGTGCCCCGGGCCGAAAGAGATTATCTTCCACTGATATGCACACCGGAAGAAATAATCTGGATTGGAGGTATACGTGTGGGGGAAAAGTGGAAAATTGAAAGTGACACTGCAAAAATACTTCATTTAGAACTGGTGCGGGGCGCCCCTGGGTATCAGGAGTCATAA
- the ftsH gene encoding ATP-dependent zinc metalloprotease FtsH, which yields MNKVVKNLSIYLLIVLVIIALIRYTAPSKNAAEQLSYSKFYEDLESGQISNIVIQPENYTNIITGEKKDGSKFETKGLAADTDLYTLLKEKKVTWKNEPPAQPGWWTGLLSTLLPILLFVVLFFFLMQQTQGGGNRVMSFGKSRARLQSDEKKKVTFTDVAGADEVKEELEEIVEFLKSPRKFQELGAKIPKGVLLFGPPGTGKTLLARAVAGEAGVPFFSISGSDFVEMFVGVGASRVRDLFEQAKKNAPCIVFVDEIDAVGRQRGAGLGGGHDEREQTLNQLLVEMDGFSPNEGIIILAATNRPDILDPALLRPGRFDRQVVVDAPDVNGRKEILKVHVRGKPLDTAVNLEIIARRTPGFTGADLANLTNEAALLAARQNRKKVTMADLENSIERVIAGPEKKSKVISEKEKWLVCYHEAGHAVMGYLLPNTDPVHKVSIIPRGRAGGYTLLLPKEDRYYATKSQLIDQVTMLLGGRVAEAVVLKEISTGAQNDLERSTAIVRKMVMEYGMSDLGSMTFGHKQDTPFLGRDLSRDRNYSEEVANAIDVQVREMIDSSYNKAKQLLEEHLETLHLVAKTLFDKETVEAEEFAELMKQAGEAERLDRVN from the coding sequence TTGAATAAGGTTGTAAAAAACCTTAGTATATATTTGTTAATTGTTCTTGTTATTATCGCTTTGATCAGATATACGGCGCCCAGTAAAAATGCTGCTGAGCAATTGAGTTACAGCAAGTTTTATGAGGATTTAGAAAGCGGTCAGATCAGCAATATCGTAATTCAACCGGAGAATTATACCAACATAATCACCGGAGAGAAAAAAGACGGAAGCAAGTTTGAAACCAAGGGACTCGCCGCGGATACTGATCTGTACACGCTTCTCAAAGAAAAGAAGGTGACTTGGAAGAACGAGCCGCCGGCTCAACCCGGCTGGTGGACCGGCCTGCTGTCAACGCTGCTGCCTATACTCTTGTTCGTGGTGTTGTTCTTCTTCTTGATGCAGCAGACCCAGGGGGGCGGCAACCGGGTTATGTCTTTCGGCAAGAGCCGCGCCAGGCTGCAAAGTGATGAAAAGAAAAAAGTCACTTTTACTGATGTGGCAGGCGCAGATGAAGTAAAGGAAGAACTGGAGGAAATTGTCGAATTTTTGAAAAGCCCGAGGAAGTTTCAGGAGCTTGGCGCCAAAATACCTAAAGGAGTGCTTCTTTTCGGACCCCCCGGGACCGGCAAAACCCTTCTGGCCCGGGCCGTGGCAGGTGAAGCTGGGGTTCCCTTCTTCAGTATCAGCGGGTCGGATTTTGTGGAAATGTTTGTGGGAGTGGGGGCGTCGCGGGTCCGTGATCTCTTTGAACAGGCCAAGAAAAACGCGCCATGTATCGTTTTTGTGGATGAAATTGACGCCGTGGGCCGGCAGCGGGGCGCGGGCCTTGGGGGCGGCCATGACGAGCGCGAGCAGACTCTGAACCAGCTTCTGGTGGAAATGGACGGATTTTCGCCTAATGAGGGTATCATCATTTTGGCGGCCACCAACCGTCCGGATATTCTTGACCCGGCGCTCTTAAGGCCGGGGCGTTTCGACCGTCAGGTGGTGGTCGACGCGCCGGACGTTAACGGGCGAAAAGAAATTCTCAAAGTGCATGTGCGCGGTAAGCCTTTGGATACAGCGGTAAACCTGGAAATTATCGCGCGCCGGACCCCGGGGTTCACCGGCGCCGACCTGGCCAACCTGACTAACGAAGCGGCGCTTCTGGCGGCGCGGCAAAACCGCAAAAAGGTGACGATGGCTGACCTGGAAAATTCTATTGAGAGAGTGATTGCCGGTCCCGAGAAAAAATCCAAGGTAATCAGCGAAAAAGAAAAGTGGCTGGTTTGCTACCACGAGGCCGGCCATGCCGTGATGGGCTATCTGCTGCCTAATACCGATCCGGTGCATAAGGTATCAATTATACCGAGGGGCCGTGCCGGCGGTTACACCTTGCTCCTTCCCAAAGAGGACCGTTATTATGCCACCAAATCACAACTTATAGATCAGGTTACCATGCTGCTGGGCGGGCGTGTGGCCGAGGCCGTGGTGCTGAAAGAAATCAGCACCGGCGCGCAAAACGATCTGGAGCGTTCCACCGCTATAGTTAGAAAAATGGTAATGGAATACGGGATGAGCGACCTGGGTTCGATGACCTTCGGGCATAAGCAGGATACCCCGTTCCTCGGGCGGGATTTATCCAGGGACCGCAACTACAGTGAAGAGGTGGCAAACGCCATTGACGTGCAGGTAAGGGAAATGATTGACAGTTCATATAACAAAGCGAAGCAGCTCCTGGAAGAACACCTGGAAACCCTGCATTTGGTGGCGAAAACACTTTTTGATAAGGAAACCGTCGAAGCTGAAGAATTTGCCGAGTTGATGAAACAAGCCGGCGA